Proteins encoded within one genomic window of Ostreibacterium oceani:
- the ftsZ gene encoding cell division protein FtsZ, with protein MFELMDNSETGVQPAVIKVIGVGGGGGNAVQYMMDRELAGVELYCANTDLQALHVSPVKNKVQLGKEVTRGLGAGANPEIGRKSAVEDKEKLVSILDGTDMLFIAAGMGGGTGTGAAPVIAEIAKELGILTVAVVTKPFTFEGNKRGQAALAGISELSDHVDSLITIPNDRLLAVMGKSANISQAFDTANGVLFGAVQGISDLIVRPGLINVDFADVKTVMSERGIAMMGAGTATGENRAQEAASQAISSPLLENIDLSGAKGVLVNITGGEQFALDELETVGNIIRGIMDEDAMVVIGTVIDKEIEDELRVTIVATGIDNANSDAKIASKAAAQASQAAPAKAPPEPKKRGDSPFELDIPAFLRKKVD; from the coding sequence ATGTTTGAATTAATGGACAACAGCGAAACAGGTGTGCAACCTGCCGTCATTAAAGTGATTGGTGTCGGTGGTGGTGGCGGTAATGCCGTCCAGTACATGATGGATAGAGAATTGGCAGGTGTTGAGTTGTACTGTGCAAATACCGATTTGCAAGCATTGCATGTGTCTCCGGTGAAAAACAAGGTGCAATTAGGAAAAGAGGTCACGCGCGGGCTAGGTGCGGGGGCAAATCCAGAAATCGGTCGCAAATCGGCCGTTGAAGACAAAGAAAAGCTGGTTAGCATCTTGGATGGAACCGACATGCTATTTATTGCTGCTGGCATGGGCGGCGGGACTGGTACAGGTGCTGCGCCAGTGATTGCAGAAATTGCCAAAGAATTAGGTATTTTGACAGTTGCTGTCGTGACCAAACCTTTTACTTTTGAAGGGAATAAAAGGGGACAAGCGGCACTTGCTGGTATCAGTGAATTATCTGATCATGTGGACTCATTAATTACTATTCCGAATGATCGATTATTAGCGGTAATGGGCAAGTCAGCGAATATTTCACAGGCGTTTGACACGGCAAATGGCGTTTTGTTTGGTGCGGTTCAGGGGATTTCTGACTTAATTGTGCGCCCTGGTTTAATTAACGTTGATTTTGCTGATGTTAAAACCGTGATGTCCGAACGGGGTATTGCGATGATGGGCGCAGGTACAGCAACAGGGGAAAACCGAGCACAAGAGGCTGCCAGTCAAGCCATCTCAAGCCCATTGCTTGAAAATATCGACTTGTCGGGCGCCAAAGGCGTGTTAGTCAATATCACGGGCGGTGAGCAATTTGCGCTAGACGAGTTGGAAACGGTGGGTAATATCATTCGTGGCATTATGGATGAAGACGCGATGGTGGTTATCGGCACAGTCATTGACAAAGAGATTGAGGACGAATTACGCGTGACGATTGTGGCAACGGGAATTGATAACGCCAATAGCGATGCCAAAATTGCCAGTAAAGCGGCCGCGCAAGCGAGTCAAGCGGCACCCGCTAAGGCGCCACCAGAGCCAAAAAAACGCGGGGACTCACCATTTGAACTCGATATCCCTGCATTTTTGCGTAAAAAGGTCGATTAA
- a CDS encoding universal stress protein: MFSKIMVPVDLVHRDTIAKAVDVACNMAHEYNAEIYFVSVSGELPSEIASSAGEYGQILEEFTAHKAKQYSITAHAVNLKSPDPSAEVNSRLLKATEEIGADLVIMASHEPGIMDHIFSSHGGHMASYAKVSVFVVR, translated from the coding sequence AATCATGGTACCCGTCGATCTAGTGCATCGTGACACAATCGCCAAAGCCGTTGATGTCGCCTGTAACATGGCACACGAATATAACGCTGAAATTTATTTCGTCAGCGTCTCTGGCGAACTACCCAGTGAAATTGCCAGCAGTGCGGGCGAGTACGGACAAATTCTAGAGGAATTTACCGCACACAAAGCAAAGCAATACAGCATCACTGCACACGCTGTTAATTTAAAATCACCAGACCCCAGCGCAGAGGTCAACTCGAGACTATTAAAGGCGACAGAAGAGATTGGCGCTGATTTGGTTATTATGGCATCACATGAACCTGGCATTATGGATCATATCTTTAGCTCACACGGTGGACATATGGCCTCTTACGCCAAAGTTTCAGTCTTTGTTGTTCGCTAG
- a CDS encoding cell division protein FtsQ/DivIB → MRDFASYVNNQRLPDKRGVSMRRDIDWWMEFVASKLAKCLFLLLLAAMLLLGKLFGQLAQDASRFPINDITLKGEIKITTAEKIHAALQPFNQTSFFGVDVNAVSASLHELPWIQQVSVERAWPDQLLIHVSEYDARYRWGDGYLLDASGSRFPNSGHQAFAALPLLIGPDGFESMVIDTYEKVEAVFLPIAAAKGQLPLKQLVLTPYLSWELHLDKQVVVKFGRDQFGERLQRFAEAYQVGKIPELEKLQTIDFRYRSGFAVKWQPAFAPKANEAELIDASHTEI, encoded by the coding sequence ATGCGTGATTTTGCAAGTTATGTCAATAACCAGCGATTACCCGATAAACGAGGGGTTTCCATGCGCCGCGATATTGATTGGTGGATGGAGTTTGTTGCAAGTAAGTTAGCCAAATGTTTGTTTTTGTTATTGCTGGCTGCGATGTTGCTTTTGGGTAAGTTGTTTGGGCAGCTGGCACAAGACGCGAGCCGTTTTCCGATTAATGACATTACGTTAAAAGGCGAGATAAAAATCACAACCGCTGAGAAAATTCACGCGGCATTACAGCCATTTAACCAAACTAGTTTTTTTGGTGTTGATGTCAATGCCGTATCAGCGTCATTGCATGAATTACCGTGGATACAGCAAGTTTCGGTGGAACGGGCATGGCCTGATCAATTGTTGATTCATGTTTCTGAGTACGATGCGCGTTATCGTTGGGGTGATGGGTATCTGCTAGACGCATCTGGTAGTCGATTTCCAAATAGTGGGCATCAGGCTTTTGCGGCGTTACCGCTGTTAATCGGTCCAGATGGGTTTGAATCGATGGTCATTGATACCTACGAAAAGGTCGAAGCCGTGTTTTTACCGATAGCGGCGGCAAAAGGCCAGCTACCACTAAAACAATTGGTATTAACGCCATATTTATCCTGGGAGTTACATTTAGACAAGCAAGTAGTGGTAAAATTCGGGCGCGATCAATTTGGAGAGCGTTTACAGCGCTTTGCAGAAGCTTACCAAGTCGGTAAAATTCCCGAATTAGAAAAACTGCAAACGATTGATTTTCGTTATCGCAGTGGGTTTGCTGTTAAATGGCAACCAGCCTTTGCACCCAAAGCGAATGAAGCAGAGCTGATTGATGCTTCACATACTGAGATATAG
- the ftsA gene encoding cell division protein FtsA: protein MKYGQIVAAIDIGSEKIVAALANISAQGDINLIALVEKQSKGVKKGGIANIALVKHTVNAVLDELEADGSYQIHSIISSISGINIVGHNADGRIVIKSNHITKHNVLQAAMIARDVAVQEGRHLLHLLKQDIIVDNQHGIDDPIGLIGETLELHAHAITTTQTHYQNLLQVFSERDVDVESVVSAGLASALAVTMPEEKKLGVCVLDIGAGTTEITIIANNVVKHSEVIQIGGEAITSDVAFFMRSTTETADWAKQQVAIDFDYPLSDTLEIPGLSEASRSYPKYEIAEVIRDRCEDLIHIVMQKINRAGFESAFPAGFVICGGGAQLLGIETLLMHQSQLPVRRGEVELTINGKTVKACRYATLMGLFMCAYEEDYSSALTQRRKKGIIKSIVTSAKTVVQRLRQYF from the coding sequence ATGAAGTATGGACAAATAGTTGCTGCAATCGATATTGGCTCTGAGAAAATTGTTGCCGCGTTGGCAAATATCTCAGCTCAGGGAGATATTAACCTCATTGCGTTGGTGGAAAAACAGTCCAAAGGCGTTAAAAAGGGGGGGATTGCCAATATCGCACTAGTTAAGCACACCGTCAACGCGGTGTTAGATGAGCTAGAGGCAGATGGCAGTTATCAAATCCATTCAATTATTTCGTCTATTTCAGGCATTAATATTGTCGGGCATAATGCAGACGGTCGTATCGTGATTAAGAGTAACCATATTACCAAACATAACGTGCTACAAGCCGCCATGATTGCCCGAGATGTCGCAGTTCAGGAAGGGCGACACCTGCTGCATTTGCTAAAGCAAGATATTATCGTAGATAACCAGCATGGTATAGACGACCCGATTGGACTGATTGGTGAAACGCTTGAGCTTCACGCGCATGCTATTACCACCACACAAACGCACTATCAAAATTTACTACAGGTGTTTTCTGAGCGCGATGTTGATGTGGAATCCGTCGTGTCGGCTGGGTTGGCTTCGGCATTAGCGGTGACGATGCCTGAGGAAAAAAAGTTAGGTGTTTGTGTTTTAGATATTGGTGCAGGCACAACAGAGATTACTATCATTGCCAATAACGTGGTCAAGCATTCAGAAGTCATTCAAATAGGCGGCGAAGCGATCACCAGTGATGTCGCGTTTTTTATGCGTTCTACGACAGAAACAGCCGACTGGGCTAAACAACAAGTCGCTATCGATTTTGACTACCCTTTATCAGACACGTTAGAAATTCCAGGCCTTAGCGAAGCATCGCGCAGCTATCCCAAATACGAAATTGCAGAGGTAATCCGCGATCGCTGTGAAGACTTGATTCACATTGTGATGCAAAAAATCAACCGCGCTGGATTTGAATCAGCTTTTCCAGCGGGTTTTGTGATTTGCGGTGGCGGGGCACAGTTGCTGGGGATTGAAACACTCCTCATGCACCAAAGCCAGTTGCCTGTTCGCCGCGGTGAGGTCGAATTAACCATTAACGGCAAAACGGTCAAAGCCTGTCGCTATGCGACTTTGATGGGGTTGTTCATGTGTGCTTACGAAGAAGATTACAGCTCGGCACTGACGCAGCGACGAAAAAAAGGTATAATTAAGTCTATTGTGACCAGTGCTAAAACAGTGGTACAACGATTGCGACAATATTTTTAA
- the lpxC gene encoding UDP-3-O-acyl-N-acetylglucosamine deacetylase, giving the protein MILQKTLKKPVEISGVGLHSGKTVNMQLLPAPANHGITFVRSDLKPAKRFRACPTLVTDTRLCTVISQGGASVATIEHIMAALAGLGVDNVEIVVDAPEIPIVDGSSAPFVYAIQHVGLSTQDAEKQFIFIKRDVEVRVEDKWAKLSPYSRGFKIDFAIDFTHPAIRKTNNRISLNLTSQQFVQSLSRARTFGFLRDSEYLRENNLALGGSLENAVVLDEYRVLNEQGLRYEDEFVRHKALDAVGDLYVSGYAIVGHYMGYKSGHALNNELFRALLADSRAYEIRGFTEAEVGALSQTGLQTGELPATGWVF; this is encoded by the coding sequence ATGATTTTACAAAAAACACTCAAAAAACCCGTTGAAATTTCAGGTGTTGGCTTGCATTCTGGCAAAACCGTGAACATGCAACTATTACCAGCGCCTGCCAATCACGGTATTACCTTTGTTCGCAGTGATCTAAAGCCTGCTAAGCGTTTTCGTGCCTGCCCAACATTGGTGACAGATACGCGTTTATGTACGGTGATTAGTCAAGGCGGTGCGAGTGTTGCAACCATTGAACACATTATGGCGGCGCTTGCGGGGTTGGGGGTTGATAATGTCGAGATTGTCGTGGATGCGCCAGAAATTCCGATTGTCGATGGTTCGTCAGCGCCCTTTGTGTATGCGATTCAACACGTAGGCTTGTCAACGCAGGATGCTGAAAAACAGTTTATTTTTATCAAACGTGATGTCGAAGTTCGGGTAGAGGACAAATGGGCCAAGCTTAGCCCTTATTCCCGAGGATTTAAGATTGATTTTGCGATTGATTTTACACACCCAGCGATTCGTAAAACCAACAACCGAATTTCATTGAATTTGACTTCTCAACAGTTTGTTCAATCACTTTCACGCGCGAGAACCTTTGGCTTTTTAAGAGACAGCGAATATTTGCGTGAGAATAACCTAGCGCTCGGTGGTAGTTTAGAAAATGCCGTGGTGCTTGATGAGTATCGGGTACTCAATGAACAGGGGCTACGTTACGAAGATGAATTTGTTCGTCACAAAGCCCTAGATGCAGTAGGTGATTTGTATGTATCAGGTTATGCGATTGTTGGGCATTATATGGGATATAAATCCGGTCATGCGCTCAATAATGAATTATTCCGCGCGCTACTTGCTGACAGTCGTGCTTATGAAATTCGTGGCTTTACTGAAGCAGAGGTTGGTGCGTTGAGTCAAACAGGTCTGCAGACAGGGGAGTTACCAGCAACTGGCTGGGTGTTCTAA